In Ananas comosus cultivar F153 linkage group 14, ASM154086v1, whole genome shotgun sequence, the genomic stretch CAGCAGCTGGACGAGTCGCGCCAGGCTTGCGCGCATGCATGAGGCAAGCGCGCGCGAGCGCGACGGCGTTCGGCGGCGCCAATCCTGGTCGCTCCGCTCTAGCCGCCTGCATGAATCTCCGCACCTCTTCCTCCGGTGCCGACGCGCGAGacgccggcggcggcgcgagtGGCTCGCGGCGACGGAGACTGACGTGACGGGGCattggcgccgccgccgccatggccgtgGTTCTCGCATGACACGGCGACTGGAGACGAAGTGGGCGCGTGGGCTCGGCGGCCGGCggtgggggagaggaggaggagtggTCGCGAAGCGGTaggagaaggagggtgaggagggaggcaacggtgaagaaggagggtgaggagggaggcgacggtccgatccgcctcttttttttcggcgagaaaaaaaaaaagaacgacagaaacgaagagaagagagaaagaggaaagagaaaaagtaataagggtattttggtcagtttgctgaaaaagcggaccgaatctgcaaaaatgaaaaaggtggcccggttttacaaaagtccaaaataagtggattttttatgcaaattggccaaaaaattatgataaaaatagtgtttttatttttcaaattttcatctgaaaaaaaaaatttgtggaaaAACAATActtctcaaaatttattttttcacactttttcgagaaaaaaaaatatgtcataaaattctatttaaatttgattaaattctACACatagttttattatattttttaaattaaattaaaaggaGTTTGAGTAGAATCATTCGTCCCCAACATGGACGGTGGATATTGGACAACGGATGGAAATGAGCGGCGCTTGGTACGCCACGTGGCACGTCAACAGCAAgctccctcctcttctcctccgaAACCACACGGAGGGTTTTGTGTAACTGCTCCCCACAAACTAAAACTCGCTATTCCCCACCATCCTCAACTCGATCAAACGCTAGGGTTTTGGCTCCCAGGTTTAGGGTTCCACCCATCCGCGTCGGCCCCGCTCCCTCCTCCGGGGAGATGACCcaccccgcggcggcggcggcggcggcgagggcggcggcggagggaggcgCCGCCGCTGTTGCCTCCGCGTGGCGTATCATCCCGCGGCCGCTCATGGAGAGCGTCCTCAACAACCACGCCCTCCACCACCGCGTCCCCCAACCCCTCCTCCTCCATGGCCCCCGCGGCGTCGGCAAaacctccctcctcctccaccgtgAGCTCCCTCTTTACCTATCTCCTAATGCACGCacagtctctctctcttctctaacGATTGTGCTTCCTAGGGCTTCTTCCGGAGTGGAACAAGGGCCCCCACGCCGCCGCATACGTGGACTTCGCCGCCGACCCCTCCGCCCCCCGcccctgggccgccgccgccgccgccgacctcgccgccCTCCGCGCCCGcctcgagctcgagctcgagtCCCTCGCCCACCGCGCCGTCCACCTCGGCGCCGTCGGCTCCCGCGACGTCTTCGCCGCGCTGAACAAGTGGCACGGCCTCCGCACCGCGCTCCGCCGCGTCGTCGGCCCCGCCCGCCTCTCCAGGCGCGATGACGACGCCGCCCCCGCGTCCGCGCTCTGGTCCAAGGCCGTGCTCGCGTTATCGGGCCGGATCGGCGCTGAGGAGATCGAAGGAATagtcgccggcggcggcggcggcggcggcggcggcggcggcggcggtgtggGGAAGTATACCAGGGAGGAGGTGGCGTACATGAAGGAGGCGGCGGTAGCGCTGAGATTGGCGAAGGAGGTGATTGAGATGCAGCAGGAGTGGAGGAGCGAGGCGGTGAGGCATCTGAATCGGACAGGAGGATTCTCGAGGTCTCTCGCGAATTCGGCCACCGATTGGCCCTGTCTCCTGCTCGAGATCCTGTCCGAGGCCGCAGAGGTCGGCTTCTTTCAGGTACCATGAAGtaaaaaaaacctatttttgGCGTTTGTTTGGCATTGTTGGTTCTGCATATTTTCTATATCATGTTGGTTATCACCATGCAAAACAAAGTTGGAGTCGTATAAGTTGATGAGAAAAACTTATTTTTGCAGCCAAAGTTAATTTTGAACAACATTGATGTCCTGCGGAAGGCGTCCTCGACGGATGACGTGATGGTGCCCCCCACAATGTACCATGACAGTTTGATATGGAGAGTGATCGCACTCGGTGCAAATGTGAGGTGCTTGCCAGTTATTCTCGTATCTTCGGATGGGTTGGTCTCTCACATCCTCTCTTTTCGGCTTTGCATACATATTTCCTTTTTTATCTGGCGTCTGATATTGGACTTTTGCCTTTTGTAGAAAGAATTATTAGTCGAGTTCACTACCATTTGTTTTTGAATGCTTACTTTGATACTTTCATCGCCATAAAAGCTTCAGTCGAATCCAAATTCTGATGTTTTGTGGGAAACAGCATGCCTTACATTTGCCATCCATTTTACAGTGACACACATTGCTGAGACCTTGTGATGCTGATGCATTTATAGTTCTCAAGTAGTATTATGTATTAAGATATGTGTGCTTGAAATCACATATTTTCTGTTGAATCGCCAGCTTTTCTATATTGTTGAATGGAACTCATTTATGCTCTAGATAAGGTGTGGAAAACAACACATTTGAAGATTGATCATCGCAAACTCGTTTGAATTACTCATTGATCTTGCTCTCAGTTTGAATGCTTTTAGTTGTTATTCTTTGGAACTATTAGTATTGTCCATGATTATGCTCTACCATTATAACTAGGATTTCAGTATGATTTGCAACTAACGTAGCCTGACATTTGGAAACGTAATGGGGAACAAAAGTTTCTCCTTTTCCCCTTTATCTTTTGGTGCCTCTGTCCTTATCTTTTCACATATTTACATGTTTACTTTCTGCAGTGACTGATTGTTTCACCTTTCTAATGACTTTGTACTTTTTAAATGGTTCTGCATACTGTTGCTGACGTAACTGTCATAAATGTTGTTTAGATTATgctaatacattttttttagttatagaTAGCGATTATGTTCAATTTGCTGTCCCCAAACTAGAACCAGTTCAAAAACTAAGACTAGTGTGAGTAATATATGAAGTTGGAAATGTGTCAGTTATGATGAGATTATGAGCCTATAGTTTGAATCTTGTCTATTCTGAAGGATATAGACTGTTAGAACCTTTTGGTTCTACCTTGggatttcaattttcaatcacGCTGTGATGAGGATCCTTCACATGCGAGTCGAGCTGGcatcatttatatttatattccatGATCTGATTTCATTTTCGTTGTTTcttttgagggaaaaaaaaattccagcTTCTTGGACTTGCCGCAATGAAGGATGAGCCTTTTTATTAGTGCACTGAACAATTATCAATGCGATATATGTTAAACCTTTCTTAGTATTGATTTCTTAACTTttgctatttcaaaattttgcagtTATTATTCTTACCAAGCATTTGTTGATTTTGGGTTCCCGGATATATTTATCTCGCGAGAGGTATGTTTATTATGCTTTTTTCAACTATATCTGTTTTCTGAAGTTCTTATTTTAGTAGACTATGGGTAGGTGTTATCTGGTCTTAATTTTAAGGTCTTCAGTAAATGTTATTTTTGTGCAACTCGGACTTATTATCATTATCTTTGTGCTTTATGTGACAATGCAAAGACCTTCGGCTGGACTCCTCAGGAAGCTAAGCTGCACATGGTCTCTGATTTCTTCAGTGATCATGAGGTAGTAATCCTTTCtaccatttcttttattttatattttattgtttaccACCATTTTGCTTGATGCTTTACATTCCTATCTATTTCTGTGTTGCATATTCCATGCAATAATTTTGCATTGATCTTTATTGAAGTTGTAGTGGAAAGTTATAGATGAGGTTCTTGGTCCAAACCAACGGCAACTTTCTGAGCTCTATAAGCTTAAGCAAAGCATGAATTATCAGGAGTAAGTAGATtgctcaatttttttctttttttttgagtaccGTGCTCAAATTTTTTCTGTCTTTTTCTTGAGAGTAATCAATTTCTAGTATTCTTCCTTCTCGGAACGTTTATGACtgctttgtttgttttgttttcttaaattttGGTTGGGTTTTATCTGAATGACTTTAAACTGAATGCCTTAGTTTTTGTTTCGGTTATACTTTTCAAGTCAAATAGCTGTTGAAATGGACTGAACATGTTTCGATGATTATCAACTTTTTTCTGCCTTTTTCTTAAGAATCATGACGCACACGAGGAATCGCAACACATTAGCTGTTATTAGTTGAAAAGAAACAGTATTATATTTGCTCCTAAATTATAGTTGAGGAACCTAACCGATCCGAAACTCCGAATAAATTGGCTCCATTTTTCGTCAAGAACCTAACTGTTTTGAAGTTGCTCTTTCCCTGGGATGCTTTTAGCTTGCAAAGTTTGGTGAGTTAACTTCTTATTTAGATTTGTGTTTAGCTTTGCACTGTAGGAGTAAATGTAGTAATTACAGGGATAAGAATGTCGATAAAGGATCTCTCTAAATATTGAATAACTAGGAATAGCTAAAGGGATAGGACAGTTGCAATTGTTGATGGAATAACAGTTTCATGTTATCCTAAAACTCAGTCTTACTAGAGCAACTACCTTTTCACTCTTTTTGTGGCTTTTGGTTGAATAAGGTAGTTAGTTTTGGTTATATTACTGTCCTGTAACCAAACAATGCCTTGGGATAAGGAAGTTCGATgtaatttaaccttttttttcttaaataaaaaacttacaTGCGACAGAACAGCTATCTTCACCATAAGTAAGTTAGCGTGGATGTAATTCCTGCTTTTGCTTTTTCAAGTAAACCTGCCTCGTAGAGTAGTGAGGGTGATAAACCATATTACCGCCCTATCCCCAAAGCATAATATGGCTCGATATTTTGCTGATGTTTATTTCCAGATATAGTAGATTGAGCATAATTTCATAAACTTGTAATTCTAGTATAGACTGAGCTGTCTCAACAAATTATGTTTCTGGTAAAATTGCTTCATCTGAATGCTTGTTTTATTGTATTGTGTAGTGCATGTCATTCTTGGCATCATGTTGACTATCTCCTTTCCATCTTAGGGCCTTGCAGTATGGCGGTAATATCTTTGAGGATATTGTTGATGCCTACCTGGCATATTTACAGGTGAATAGATTCTCACATCAATTGAGCATTTACATCATTCCAAAATATGAGCTATGCCATCTGTTGAGTCATCTTATTATCATGTCATCTCTGCTCGGAATGTAGCATTTCTCTTTATTACGGAATAGTGAATACTCAAATTTGATTCCTGTCGTGAgagtattttcttatttatactATCCAATACCTGCAAAACCTATTATGTCAATCTTGCTATTTCGTGCACTGTTGTGCAAACTTTGCTAGTGTTTTTTACTAAGAAATTGATGGCATCAAGGCATTATGTAATTTTACAAAGCTAGCAAGACTTGATTCCATGGGAAAATGGGAAATATCTGCTTCAAAAGATGATAATGGTACCTTGGTACCTATTTACTAATGTTCCTGTTAAGGAAACCATTCTCTTACACTCTTTATTGTGTTTTCCATGCTCCCCACAATTTAGGTTTCATATTAAGAAAGGaatctttgaatatatatatttttcttatttcttcgTTCTTTATTAGGTGGCTGTGGTGAACCCTGCAATGGAATCAGCATTAGCTATTATACAGAAGTTCGCTTCGGACGTGCGCAAGGGAATAATTCCGGAAGGCCGATTATTTTTTGGTGCTCCTTGGAGACGCCCCCCGCGTTCTGAAGACCCTGATGCTTCTTTGAATTGGGCAAAAATTCAACTAATGGACTTTGTCCAATCTTATATAAATACAGAGTTCGGGGTAATAGCTTTATCCTTTGCAGTAGAATAAGTAATAGCTTAGCCTCAATTTTGGTCTCTTGTGTTTCAGTTGATTTGCTACATCATCTCATGATCATATTAATagaaattttcttaaattttctaTTAACCGTGTAGGTGAATTATCTAGCAGATGATAGCTTTGAAGTGCTGGAGGATCCTGCGACAGTCGCCATGTTGGAGGTATGAACAGTTGCAATCAGTTTCTCATGTTATGTCTCTGAGACCAGACCTGATGCTTTTTTGCCTGTTACTCCATTTTAAGAAATGCAGCCGATCTTATATCGTATCTTCTTGCTAGGTTGGTTTACTCTACACCCAGCGAGATCCGTCCTTTATTCGCCCAATAACTCGTGGTATTCAGAGGTGTCTTGCGAGATGGTCAGTGATTGTACTTAAAATATCACTAACTTAGATTAAATGTTCTTACgttaaaaattaattcactATATCTTGCGATGTTCTCTAGGCTTGTTCAGCAAAAGATGCAGATGAGCCTTCGAGAATCTGTACAATATGGATGGCAACAAGTGTTCCGTGGCCGGAGCTATCGCCATTTGATGAAGGAGATCGGCTATAAGTAGACTAGAAAGGTAACTACCGAGTCCACAGGGCCACAATCTACGTTCGTATGCACCTTCAACTTACTGTCCATTACTTTCAGGCTGTTTTTTCAATCAAGATATTGTTGTTGAGGACTCTGGTCCTCTCGGGCTCGGAAGCAAATTGTTTCTGCTTTTCTACCATCTTTTGACAGCATTCCGGACACATTGTGGAACTGTAGA encodes the following:
- the LOC109720738 gene encoding uncharacterized protein LOC109720738 isoform X2, with the translated sequence MTHPAAAAAAARAAAEGGAAAVASAWRIIPRPLMESVLNNHALHHRVPQPLLLHGPRGVGKTSLLLHRLLPEWNKGPHAAAYVDFAADPSAPRPWAAAAAADLAALRARLELELESLAHRAVHLGAVGSRDVFAALNKWHGLRTALRRVVGPARLSRRDDDAAPASALWSKAVLALSGRIGAEEIEGIVAGGGGGGGGGGGGGVGKYTREEVAYMKEAAVALRLAKEVIEMQQEWRSEAVRHLNRTGGFSRSLANSATDWPCLLLEILSEAAEVGFFQPKLILNNIDVLRKASSTDDVMVPPTMYHDSLIWRVIALGANVRCLPVILVSSDGYYSYQAFVDFGFPDIFISRETFGWTPQEAKLHMVSDFFSDHEWKVIDEVLGPNQRQLSELYKLKQSMNYQEALQYGGNIFEDIVDAYLAYLQVAVVNPAMESALAIIQKFASDVRKGIIPEGRLFFGAPWRRPPRSEDPDASLNWAKIQLMDFVQSYINTEFGMIALKCWRILRQSPCWRLVYSTPSEIRPLFAQ
- the LOC109720738 gene encoding uncharacterized protein LOC109720738 isoform X1 codes for the protein MTHPAAAAAAARAAAEGGAAAVASAWRIIPRPLMESVLNNHALHHRVPQPLLLHGPRGVGKTSLLLHRLLPEWNKGPHAAAYVDFAADPSAPRPWAAAAAADLAALRARLELELESLAHRAVHLGAVGSRDVFAALNKWHGLRTALRRVVGPARLSRRDDDAAPASALWSKAVLALSGRIGAEEIEGIVAGGGGGGGGGGGGGVGKYTREEVAYMKEAAVALRLAKEVIEMQQEWRSEAVRHLNRTGGFSRSLANSATDWPCLLLEILSEAAEVGFFQPKLILNNIDVLRKASSTDDVMVPPTMYHDSLIWRVIALGANVRCLPVILVSSDGYYSYQAFVDFGFPDIFISRETFGWTPQEAKLHMVSDFFSDHEWKVIDEVLGPNQRQLSELYKLKQSMNYQEALQYGGNIFEDIVDAYLAYLQVAVVNPAMESALAIIQKFASDVRKGIIPEGRLFFGAPWRRPPRSEDPDASLNWAKIQLMDFVQSYINTEFGVNYLADDSFEVLEDPATVAMLEVGLLYTQRDPSFIRPITRGIQRCLARWLVQQKMQMSLRESVQYGWQQVFRGRSYRHLMKEIGYK